A genome region from Hevea brasiliensis isolate MT/VB/25A 57/8 chromosome 9, ASM3005281v1, whole genome shotgun sequence includes the following:
- the LOC110637535 gene encoding uncharacterized protein At5g01610 — protein MGFPFPSTPISSMAFLCAILLFLVSSSIYSVSGSTNLTAYEVLQEYDFPIGLLPNGVTSYELDTSTGKFSVYLNATCTFTIDSYELKYKTTITGVIKKDKLSSLSGIQVKILFFWLSITTVIRDDDELEFSVGIASADFPVSNFDECPTCGCGFDCDDVKSRKIDVNRLVYSS, from the coding sequence ATGGGTTTCCCCTTCCCATCGACCCCCATCTCCTCCATGGCCTTTCTCTGCGCAATTCTTCTCTTTCTGGTCTCATCATCAATCTATTCCGTCTCCGGCAGCACCAATTTAACAGCCTATGAAGTTCTCCAAGAATACGATTTCCCAATTGGTCTCCTTCCAAACGGAGTAACAAGCTACGAATTAGACACTTCCACAGGTAAATTCTCGGTTTATCTCAACGCAACTTGTACGTTCACAATTGATTCTTATGAGCTCAAGTACAAGACTACCATTACGGGTGTGATAAAGAAAGACAAGCTCTCTAGCTTGAGTGGTATCCAAGTCAAGATCCTCTTTTTCTGGCTTAGTATCACAACAGTGATCCGAGATGACGATGAGCTTGAGTTCTCGGTAGGGATCGCTTCTGCAGATTTTCCTGTGAGTAATTTCGACGAGTGCCCCACCTGTGGATGTGGATTTGATTGTGACGACGTGAAGTCGAGAAAGATTGATGTCAATCGTCTTGTGTACTCTTCTTAA